In the Corythoichthys intestinalis isolate RoL2023-P3 chromosome 12, ASM3026506v1, whole genome shotgun sequence genome, one interval contains:
- the med4 gene encoding mediator of RNA polymerase II transcription subunit 4 — MAATVTVKSTKERLLSVLDDLEVLSRELIEMLALSRSQKLPQAGEDTQILELLVQRDREFQDLMEVAQQQGKVHQEMQQLEKEVEKRDSDIQQLQKQLKEAEHILATAVYQAKEKLKSIERARKGCISSEELIKYAHRISASNAVCAPLNWVPGDPRRPYPTDLEMRSGVLGHMANLPTNGVNGHLPGDALAAGRLPDVLTPHYPWQSSELSVGMLPPHHSNDFGLEPPGHNKENEDDVEAMSTDSSSSSSDSD; from the exons ATGGCGGCCACCGTGACAGTTAAGTCAACAAAAGAGCGGTTATTGAGTGTTTTGGACGACTTGGAGGTTTTATCACG GGAGCTGATAGAGATGTTGGCTCTGTCTAGGAGTCAGAAGCTCCCACAGGCCGGTGAAGACACCCAg ATCCTGGAGCTGCTGGTGCAGCGCGACCGTGAGTTCCAGGACCTGATGGAAGTCGCCCAGCAGCAGGGCAAGGTGCACCAGGAGATGCAGCAACTGGAGAAGGAGGTGGAGAAACGAGACAGCGACATACAGCAGCTACAGAAGCAGTTGAAGGAGGCTGAGCACATACTG GCGACAGCAGTTTATCAGGCCAAGGAGAAACTCAAGTCCATTGAACGAGCCAGGAAAG GATGTATATCGTCCGAGGAGCTCATCAAGTACGCACACAGGATCAGCGCCAGTAACGCCGTATGTGCACCGCTCAACTGGGTCCCAG GTGACCCACGACGGCCGTACCCGACCGACCTCGAGATGCGTAGCGGCGTGCTGGGTCACATGGCCAACCTGCCAACCAATGGCGTCAACGGGCACCTGCCTGGTGATGCCCTCGCCGCCGGGAGGTTGCCAG ATGTGTTGACGCCACATTACCCCTGGCAGTCGTCAGAGCTGTCTGTCGGCATGCTGCCCCCGCACCACTCCAACGACTTTGGCTTGGAGCCCCCCGGACACAACAAGGAGAACGAGGACGACGTTGAGGCCATGTCTACTGACTCTTCCAGCAGCAGTAGCGACTCGGACTGA
- the LOC130926746 gene encoding GDP-Man:Man(3)GlcNAc(2)-PP-Dol alpha-1,2-mannosyltransferase-like — MADLHHHHHNFSLCFCDFMRLMWSLVVPCLFMSMLLTLLLFLLLLGLRAWLQGRRRAQAGKGPVVAFFHPYCNAGGGGERVLWCAIRALMHRYPHVSLVVYTGDQGVTGAQILEKAQQRFDIQLPRLVTFIFLHRRALVESSSYPNFTLLGQSAGSMLLAWEALMAYVPDVYIDSMGYAFTLPIFRYLGGCQVASYVHYPTISTDMLTVIQDRKPRFNNSAWISDSIVLSTLKVFYYRVFAVLYGLVGSCNHVIMVNSTWTLHHILELWRCPARTAVVYPPCGVQAFMDNDKEPREEKWRTIVSVAQFRPEKKQPLLIRAFSKLLARRPEDSALQLVLIGSCRDAQDEERVAALRQLCRDLGVEEHVQFKLNLPFRDLKKQLASATVGLHAMTNEHFGIGVVECMAAGAVVLAHNSGGPKLDIVVPYDGERTGFLADSEDDYAAGMDSILTLTPERLDCIRRNARHAVRRFSDRDFHASFLAACEPIMSRLEEKRTVAERFQTFE; from the exons ATGGCGGACctccatcatcatcatcacaatTTCTCTCTTTGCTTCTGCGATTTCATGAG GCTGATGTGGTCCCTGGTGGTGCCTTGCCTGTTTATGAGCATGCTGCTGACCCTGCTCCTTTTCCTGCTTCTGTTGGGGCTCCGTGCGTGGCTGCAGGGCCGCCGGAGAGCGCAAGCGGGCAAAGGCCCGGTGGTAGCTTTCTTCCACCCATACTGCAACGCCGGTGGTGGTGGGGAACGCGTCCTCTGGTGCGCTATCAGGGCCCTCATGCATAG GTACCCTCATGTCTCTTTGGTGGTCTACACAGGCGACCAAGGAGTGACGGGCGCTCAGATTCTGGAGAAAGCCCAGCAGCGCTTTGACATCCAGCTGCCTCGACTCGTCACCTTCATCTTCTTGCACCGTAGAGCTTTGGTGGAGAGCTCGTCCTACCCTAACTTCACCCTGCTTGGACAGAGTGCTGGATCAATGCTCCTTG CCTGGGAGGCGTTAATGGCGTATGTCCCTGATGTATACATCGATTCAATGGGCTACGCCTTCACGCTGCCCATCTTTCGCTATCTGGGCGGCTGCCAGGTGGCCAGCTATGTCCACTACCCAACCATCAGCACCGACATGTTGACCGTCATCCAAGACAGAAAACCCAG GTTCAACAACTCAGCGTGGATCAGCGACAGCATCGTGCTGAGCACGTTGAAGGTTTTTTACTACCGCGTGTTTGCTGTCCTCTATGGGCTGGTGGGTTCGTGTAATCACGTGATCATGGTCAACTCTACCTGGACACTGCACCACATACTAGAGCTGTGGCGCTGCCCTGCTCGCACTGCTGTTGTCTACCCACCCTGTGGTGTCCAAGCATTCATGGACAATGACAAAGAACCCCGAGAGGAGAAGTGGCGCACCATTGTGTCAGTGGCACAGTTCCGTCCGGAGAAAAAACAACCATTGCTGATCCGAGCGTTTAGCAAGCTGCTGGCCCGCAGGCCTGAGGACTCTGCTCTACAGTTGGTTTTGATCGGCAGCTGCAGGGATGCCCAGGATGAGGAGAGAGTGGCTGCCCTGCGTCAGCTCTGCAGGGATTTGGGAGTGGAGGAACACGTGCAATTCAAACTCAACCTACCCTTTCGAGACCTGAAGAAGCAGCTGGCGAGCGCTACCGTCGGACTGCATGCCATGACCAACGAACACTTTGGCATCG GTGTGGTAGAGTGCATGGCAGCTGGCGCAGTGGTGCTGGCACACAACTCGGGCGGTCCCAAGCTGGACATCGTTGTCCCATACGATGGCGAGCGTACGGGCTTCCTGGCGGACAGCGAGGATGACTACGCCGCCGGTATGGACTCTATTTTGACATTGACACCGGAGCGCCTTGATTGTATCCGCCGCAACGCCCGTCATGCTGTTCGGCGCTTCTCCGACAGGGACTTCCATGCTTCCTTCTTGGCCGCGTGCGAGCCAATTATGAGCCGCCTTGAGGAAAAGCGGACTGTTGCTGAAAGATTTcagacatttgaatga